One stretch of Syntrophobacterales bacterium DNA includes these proteins:
- a CDS encoding methyltransferase domain-containing protein, whose amino-acid sequence MTKSRQTRNAFSPATIRALARDGVHEKVIGYLRDKPRGEVLDIPTGLGALAEVLHGMKFHVSCCDIDTAQFLANGLMVDRGDLNGRIPYEDGKFDYVCFLEAIEHTENPYNAVRELARVLKPGGTLILSTPNYLNIERRLKFLVTGFFTRPVSREMFLNDCQGKTYGLHMSPMGYTLIRFALEHAGLDIRTVTYDKKKPKQMFLKPVVWLIRLYIKFWPEKKRAKYWLGETSGSDILEGGNTLIIFAEKPLKGV is encoded by the coding sequence ATGACAAAATCCCGACAGACACGGAACGCTTTTTCCCCTGCAACCATCCGCGCCCTGGCGCGGGACGGGGTCCACGAGAAAGTTATAGGTTACCTCCGGGATAAGCCGCGGGGCGAGGTACTTGATATCCCCACCGGCTTGGGCGCCCTCGCTGAAGTACTGCATGGGATGAAATTTCATGTATCATGCTGCGATATTGACACCGCGCAATTTCTCGCGAATGGTCTCATGGTCGATAGGGGCGACCTCAACGGACGGATTCCTTATGAAGACGGGAAGTTCGACTATGTTTGCTTTCTCGAAGCCATAGAACATACGGAGAACCCTTACAATGCGGTCCGCGAGCTTGCACGGGTCCTTAAGCCGGGAGGCACACTCATCCTCAGCACCCCCAACTACCTGAACATCGAGCGGCGGCTCAAATTTCTCGTTACCGGCTTCTTCACCCGGCCCGTTTCCCGCGAGATGTTCCTGAACGACTGCCAGGGAAAGACTTATGGCCTGCACATGAGCCCCATGGGCTATACACTCATCAGGTTCGCCCTGGAACATGCGGGACTCGACATAAGGACCGTCACGTATGATAAGAAGAAACCTAAGCAGATGTTCCTGAAGCCCGTCGTATGGCTCATACGATTGTACATAAAGTTTTGGCCGGAAAAGAAACGGGCAAAATATTGGCTCGGGGAGACATCGGGGAGTGATATACTGGAAGGGGGAAATACCCTGATTATCTTTGCGGAAAAACCGCTCAAAGGAGTTTGA
- a CDS encoding DUF4931 domain-containing protein, whose amino-acid sequence MAEFRRDPISGNWVVSGLIMAKGDSAGECPFCPGNENLTPPTIKQYQGSENEWRIRCFAAANPIFLSDIDEAKRAEGLYDKMGNVGAHEIIVENRSHTKSLSSFTEDEFLLLMAFYMERIRDLKQEKRFKHIQIFKNHGELAGSFLFHPHSHLLAMPIVPQMIETELSNTKRRYLQKERCLFCDIIAQEIRQNKRIVSINANFAAICPFASRFPYEVWVMPRFHDDCFERPVDHGVLRDLTSIMLDIMKRMEKVVNAYSVVLHTSPNMYKDPYVTDDLPVSEYFHWRIEILPRDLRSSRFKRNDQFYVVAITPEEATSSLKTQKI is encoded by the coding sequence ATGGCAGAGTTTCGCAGAGACCCCATATCAGGCAACTGGGTAGTATCCGGTTTAATCATGGCCAAGGGCGACTCCGCCGGCGAATGCCCGTTCTGTCCGGGCAATGAAAACCTGACCCCACCGACCATAAAACAATACCAGGGCAGCGAAAATGAATGGCGGATCCGATGTTTTGCTGCCGCCAACCCCATATTTCTGTCTGACATAGACGAGGCAAAAAGGGCCGAGGGGCTTTATGACAAGATGGGTAATGTGGGAGCCCATGAGATCATAGTGGAGAACAGGTCCCACACCAAAAGTCTTTCGAGTTTTACTGAGGACGAGTTCCTCCTCCTCATGGCGTTCTACATGGAGAGGATTCGCGATCTAAAGCAGGAAAAAAGATTCAAACATATCCAAATATTCAAGAACCACGGGGAACTTGCGGGCTCTTTTCTCTTTCATCCCCACTCCCACCTGCTTGCCATGCCAATCGTGCCGCAAATGATTGAGACGGAGCTTTCAAACACAAAAAGGCGTTACCTTCAGAAGGAACGCTGTCTTTTTTGCGACATTATTGCCCAGGAAATCAGGCAAAACAAAAGGATCGTTAGTATCAACGCCAACTTCGCTGCCATATGCCCTTTTGCCTCACGGTTTCCTTACGAGGTCTGGGTAATGCCCAGATTTCATGACGATTGTTTCGAACGCCCCGTGGATCATGGGGTCTTACGCGACCTCACCTCTATCATGCTCGACATCATGAAGAGAATGGAAAAAGTAGTAAACGCATACAGTGTGGTGCTCCATACTTCGCCAAACATGTATAAAGACCCTTATGTCACCGATGATCTTCCTGTGAGCGAATACTTCCACTGGCGTATCGAGATACTCCCCAGGGACCTCCGGTCTTCACGATTTAAGCGGAACGACCAATTCTATGTCGTGGCCATCACGCCCGAGGAAGCGACAAGCTCACTGAAGACACAGAAAATTTAG
- a CDS encoding DegT/DnrJ/EryC1/StrS family aminotransferase → MIEYENLEKSNLLFFDSLVERFRDTLKSGWFILGKNVERFESEFAAYSECLHCIGVGSGLDAITLALSALDLKGRREVIVPSNAYIATIIAVLRCGLMPVPVEPDIRTYNIDPAKIAERIGPDTAAILLVHLYGKPCEMGPIMEIAAKYDLKVVEDCAQAHGAMYRNRKIGSFGDAGAFSFYPTKNLGALGDAGAVTTGSDETANRVRKLRNYGSDTKYRNDLIGVNSRLDEIQAAFLSVKLRKLDEINRHKRRLAQVYHENLKDGFVKPAMNGDCFDVYHIYAIRHPERDRLREHLMAKGIKTEIHYPIPPHRQEAMKGILDDRNYPISEEIHNTILSLPISFSHSEDDILQVVHAMNRF, encoded by the coding sequence ATGATCGAATACGAAAACCTCGAAAAATCCAACCTGCTCTTCTTTGACAGCCTTGTGGAACGCTTCAGGGATACACTGAAAAGCGGCTGGTTTATCTTGGGGAAGAATGTGGAACGCTTTGAGAGCGAGTTCGCTGCGTATTCGGAATGCCTACATTGCATCGGCGTCGGCTCCGGCTTGGACGCCATCACGCTTGCCCTGTCCGCCCTTGACCTCAAGGGCAGGAGGGAAGTCATTGTACCCTCGAATGCCTACATCGCCACTATTATCGCGGTACTCCGGTGCGGTCTTATGCCTGTACCGGTGGAGCCCGATATCCGCACCTACAACATAGATCCGGCGAAAATAGCAGAGAGGATTGGTCCTGATACGGCGGCCATCCTTTTGGTGCACCTCTATGGCAAGCCGTGTGAAATGGGTCCTATCATGGAAATAGCGGCGAAGTACGACCTGAAAGTCGTGGAAGACTGTGCCCAGGCGCACGGCGCCATGTATCGGAACAGGAAGATTGGATCTTTCGGGGATGCCGGAGCCTTCAGTTTTTACCCCACCAAGAACTTGGGTGCGCTAGGCGATGCCGGGGCGGTCACGACGGGAAGTGATGAGACTGCCAACCGGGTCCGAAAACTAAGGAATTACGGCTCCGATACGAAGTACCGGAATGATCTTATCGGCGTCAATTCGCGGCTGGACGAGATACAGGCGGCTTTTCTATCCGTCAAGCTCAGGAAACTCGACGAGATAAACCGGCACAAGAGGCGGCTCGCGCAAGTCTATCATGAGAATCTTAAAGACGGTTTCGTGAAGCCCGCAATGAACGGCGACTGTTTTGACGTGTACCATATTTACGCGATAAGGCACCCCGAAAGAGACCGGCTGAGAGAGCACCTCATGGCAAAGGGTATAAAAACCGAGATCCATTACCCGATCCCTCCCCACAGGCAGGAAGCCATGAAAGGGATACTTGATGACCGGAATTACCCCATCTCCGAAGAGATACACAACACCATACTAAGTCTCCCCATATCGTTCTCTCACAGCGAAGACGACATCCTTCAGGTTGTACATGCAATGAACCGTTTTTGA
- a CDS encoding glycosyltransferase family 2 protein — protein MKKNKQPLSVYMITFNNGKTIEHALESVADWADEIVVVDSHSTDGSLEIMERYTDHVFQFDNNNFREKYQHAQDRCRNPWVLFIDADEWLTERIKKEIAEVIATETIFDGFVVSRRNIYLGREIKYGGWYPDEEIRLYRKKSGYWKGDLHAKIYIEGKVGRLKNHYMHTPYLSIADQIKTVDRYSATYARDLHSAGRSFHMANLLFRPAYRFFRDYVMKRGFLDGLPGLIIVISTMYYVFMKHAKLWEIERKAGR, from the coding sequence ATGAAAAAGAATAAACAGCCCCTTTCCGTCTACATGATTACCTTCAACAATGGGAAGACCATTGAGCATGCGCTTGAGAGCGTGGCAGACTGGGCGGACGAGATCGTGGTGGTTGACTCCCATAGCACTGACGGCTCACTCGAAATAATGGAGAGGTATACCGACCACGTTTTTCAGTTCGACAACAACAATTTCAGAGAGAAATACCAGCATGCACAGGATCGGTGCCGCAACCCGTGGGTGCTATTCATTGATGCCGATGAATGGCTCACCGAAAGGATTAAAAAGGAGATTGCAGAGGTCATCGCAACGGAAACGATCTTCGATGGGTTTGTCGTCAGCAGGAGAAACATCTACCTTGGGCGGGAGATAAAATACGGCGGGTGGTATCCGGACGAGGAGATCAGGCTTTACAGGAAGAAAAGCGGGTACTGGAAGGGTGACCTCCACGCCAAGATTTACATTGAGGGCAAAGTCGGACGACTGAAGAACCATTACATGCATACACCTTACCTAAGCATTGCGGACCAGATAAAGACCGTGGACCGCTACTCCGCAACCTACGCCAGGGACCTGCATTCCGCTGGCCGCTCTTTTCATATGGCCAACCTGCTTTTCAGGCCCGCCTACCGTTTCTTCAGAGATTATGTCATGAAAAGAGGATTTCTTGATGGGCTGCCCGGACTCATCATTGTCATCTCTACCATGTACTACGTGTTCATGAAGCATGCCAAACTCTGGGAGATTGAGCGGAAAGCGGGGCGCTGA
- the cobO gene encoding cob(I)yrinic acid a,c-diamide adenosyltransferase, translated as MNNRGYIIVLTGNGKGKTTSALGMAMRAVGQDLKVIMLQFIKGSWRCGEHEIARRLGPCLTIRQLGGGFVNAKNQDHEDVNGVAEAWAVCKGVLSAGEYDMVILDEINNALAYGLLPADDVLDALRQRPAGLHVVLTGRDAHPRLIEAADIVTEFNEVKHVFQNGEAARKGIEY; from the coding sequence ATGAATAACAGAGGCTATATAATCGTACTCACTGGCAATGGAAAGGGAAAGACCACGTCCGCCCTCGGCATGGCCATGAGGGCAGTGGGCCAAGACCTGAAAGTAATTATGCTTCAATTCATCAAAGGCTCGTGGCGTTGCGGCGAGCATGAAATAGCGAGGAGGTTAGGACCCTGCCTGACCATCAGGCAGTTGGGGGGCGGCTTCGTCAATGCAAAAAACCAGGATCACGAAGACGTGAATGGGGTGGCTGAGGCCTGGGCCGTATGCAAAGGAGTACTGTCTGCCGGTGAATATGACATGGTGATACTGGATGAGATCAATAATGCCTTAGCGTACGGGTTGCTTCCCGCAGACGATGTCCTGGACGCGCTCCGGCAACGCCCTGCCGGACTGCATGTAGTCCTTACCGGCAGGGACGCCCATCCACGTCTCATTGAAGCAGCGGATATTGTCACGGAGTTTAATGAAGTGAAGCATGTCTTTCAGAATGGTGAGGCAGCGAGAAAGGGGATAGAGTACTGA
- a CDS encoding adenylyltransferase/cytidyltransferase family protein, producing MGTIINSLKDLQKVIDGEKKKGKRVVFGNGCFDILHVGHIRYLKGAKALGDLLIVAVNDDSSVTGLGKRKKVVTMANERAEIIAAIDCVDYVIIFSDPTVERLLITLKPDIHAKGTDYTVDSVPEGKIVRSYGGEVAIVGDPKDHSTRDIIKVIKEIDEK from the coding sequence ATGGGCACGATCATCAATAGTCTAAAGGATCTGCAAAAGGTTATCGACGGGGAAAAGAAGAAGGGCAAGCGTGTTGTATTCGGGAACGGCTGCTTCGATATCCTCCATGTGGGCCACATACGATACCTGAAGGGGGCGAAAGCCTTAGGCGACCTCCTTATTGTGGCTGTCAACGACGATTCATCCGTAACGGGACTCGGAAAGAGAAAGAAGGTCGTGACCATGGCCAACGAGCGGGCCGAGATCATAGCTGCTATCGACTGCGTCGACTATGTCATCATCTTCAGTGATCCCACGGTGGAGAGACTCCTCATCACCCTGAAGCCGGACATACATGCCAAGGGCACGGATTACACGGTGGACAGTGTGCCAGAGGGTAAGATAGTGCGTTCCTATGGCGGAGAGGTGGCCATAGTAGGCGACCCCAAGGACCACTCCACCAGGGATATAATCAAGGTTATCAAAGAGATTGATGAAAAATAG
- a CDS encoding DegT/DnrJ/EryC1/StrS family aminotransferase: protein MNVNIFDLGRDHREMKGELVRIFEEVLSGGQFILGRGVKALEEAFASYIGVRHGVGVGNGTDAIRVGGLALGLTTGDKIITTPNTYVATAMALSVQGIDPVFCDIEEETLNMDPALLDDILKKHKDIKVCIPVHLYGHSARMDEIMQICTAHGVRVLEDAAQAHGALYKNRKVGSLGDAAIFSFYPTKNLGGFGDGGILVTDSDEVYERALRLRNFGQDDRAKHVHITEGFNSRLDELQAAMIHYKLPFLDVWNEKRRALASLYTRTLAGIPVSLPLEEPWARHVYHIYAIRSEKRKDLMTYLSSKGITTIINYPTPIHLQQVYARLGYKEGSFPVAEKAAREIITLPMYPSLTEDEVQYVSQTIRDFYGAGAA from the coding sequence GTGAATGTGAATATATTCGATCTCGGGAGAGATCACCGCGAGATGAAGGGGGAGTTGGTCAGGATATTTGAAGAAGTCCTGTCGGGTGGACAATTTATTTTGGGTAGGGGCGTGAAGGCCCTTGAAGAGGCGTTCGCGTCGTATATAGGAGTCAGGCATGGGGTGGGAGTGGGCAACGGGACGGATGCCATAAGAGTGGGCGGGCTTGCCCTCGGACTCACAACAGGGGATAAGATCATCACCACTCCGAATACGTATGTGGCGACAGCAATGGCTCTTTCCGTACAGGGAATCGACCCCGTTTTTTGTGATATTGAAGAAGAGACATTAAACATGGATCCTGCCCTGCTTGACGACATCCTGAAAAAACATAAAGATATAAAGGTTTGCATACCAGTCCATCTCTATGGCCATTCCGCCCGGATGGACGAGATCATGCAAATTTGCACGGCCCATGGGGTCCGGGTGCTTGAAGACGCAGCCCAAGCCCATGGTGCCCTTTATAAGAACAGGAAAGTAGGTAGCCTCGGTGACGCCGCGATATTCAGTTTCTATCCCACCAAAAACTTGGGTGGCTTCGGGGATGGCGGCATCTTGGTCACCGATTCAGACGAGGTTTATGAGCGGGCCCTCAGGCTCAGAAATTTTGGTCAAGATGACCGCGCAAAACACGTCCACATAACCGAGGGGTTTAACTCAAGGCTTGATGAGCTGCAGGCGGCAATGATCCACTACAAACTTCCTTTTCTTGATGTCTGGAATGAAAAAAGGAGAGCCCTTGCCTCCCTTTACACTCGGACACTCGCGGGCATACCCGTCAGTCTTCCCTTGGAAGAGCCCTGGGCGCGCCACGTCTATCACATTTACGCCATAAGATCGGAAAAAAGAAAGGATCTGATGACATACCTATCTTCAAAAGGGATTACGACCATCATAAACTATCCCACGCCGATTCACCTACAGCAGGTCTACGCCCGTCTCGGATATAAGGAAGGTTCTTTCCCCGTGGCAGAGAAGGCCGCCAGGGAGATCATAACCCTTCCCATGTATCCCTCCCTCACCGAGGACGAGGTCCAATACGTTTCCCAGACCATACGGGACTTTTACGGAGCAGGAGCCGCATGA
- the waaF gene encoding lipopolysaccharide heptosyltransferase II yields MTGRTIVYLPNWIGDMVMAVPFLKSLKTSLSGELWGIGKTNAMHIYNGLELFDRFVPYDRRGFLPFLDVVNSLKETYFDRGVMLPHSFRSALLLFTARVRERIGYSRNRRGFMLTRTVEEAPGLESTVEHYLKIIEAMGEKRVEQSPGLVVTADEEYRFDHGHLDIFRPYVAFIPGAQYGPSKRWPESHFSELADMIADNLNAKVYILPGKGEEGIARSIAEGARRKDLVEVKYLDIRDLKVCLSRASAVISNDTGPRHISAALSVPTIVLLGPMDAKYTAYQSPHTHQAFIDVPCKPCNKKRCDRDHECLKGIKPQDIFMKVESVLNGTN; encoded by the coding sequence GTGACTGGACGGACGATAGTCTATCTGCCTAACTGGATCGGTGATATGGTGATGGCCGTGCCTTTTCTCAAGTCTCTAAAGACCTCTCTTTCCGGCGAGTTATGGGGGATCGGCAAGACTAATGCCATGCATATCTACAATGGACTCGAACTGTTCGACCGGTTCGTGCCCTACGACCGGAGAGGGTTTCTGCCTTTCCTTGATGTGGTGAATTCCCTGAAGGAGACGTACTTTGACCGTGGCGTGATGCTGCCCCATTCATTCCGCTCAGCCCTGCTCTTATTTACCGCCCGTGTGCGGGAAAGGATCGGGTATTCAAGGAATAGGAGGGGGTTTATGCTTACCCGTACGGTTGAGGAAGCGCCCGGACTAGAATCGACCGTGGAGCATTATCTGAAGATAATTGAAGCCATGGGCGAAAAAAGGGTCGAGCAAAGCCCCGGGCTTGTGGTGACAGCAGATGAAGAATACAGGTTCGACCACGGACATTTGGATATATTTAGACCGTATGTGGCATTCATACCGGGCGCTCAGTACGGGCCGTCGAAACGGTGGCCCGAGAGCCATTTCTCGGAACTTGCCGACATGATTGCAGACAACCTCAATGCTAAAGTGTATATCCTGCCAGGAAAGGGCGAGGAAGGTATTGCCCGTTCCATAGCGGAAGGCGCGAGAAGAAAGGACCTGGTGGAGGTCAAATACCTTGATATAAGGGATCTCAAAGTTTGCCTGTCCAGGGCATCCGCAGTGATTAGCAACGATACGGGGCCGCGACACATTTCAGCCGCCCTTTCCGTGCCTACCATCGTCCTCCTTGGGCCCATGGACGCAAAATACACGGCCTACCAGAGTCCTCATACGCACCAGGCGTTTATCGATGTTCCATGCAAACCCTGCAACAAGAAGAGATGCGACAGAGACCATGAATGTCTGAAGGGCATTAAACCCCAAGATATTTTCATGAAGGTGGAGAGTGTCCTGAATGGCACAAACTAA
- a CDS encoding glycosyltransferase family 4 protein — MKVLHLFSDWKWTGPAEPTVSLCEALTDAGVDVTIAYRPTPMEYPDRTVEKEVHKRTQIKYHGGFKLNRYFSVSDWAYDIGSIRSYVKEQKIDIVHTNLSHDHFTALFSFAFSGVWRPLVIRSDHKRDGLPKSLTMSWAFGKTDGLVTFSRKIMDRDIANFRFNGERTCVIPPGITPYTGPVEDLRDSLGIKPDELVIGVIGRLKPDRGYDVILRAFKIVLEQIDKVKLVIVGRSSQIENSILGPLLQLGIADHVILAGYRVEDYFSMISAFDLFVMMRAGSDGSARALREVMAMGKPAVVSDLGMLPELVDHGKSGFVAAPEPGEVAEKIMTILTDDTKREAFGSYAKESAREKWSYAAQAHAMSEFYETLLTMGRRK; from the coding sequence ATGAAAGTCCTTCACCTTTTCAGCGACTGGAAATGGACCGGTCCTGCGGAGCCCACGGTATCCCTGTGTGAAGCCTTGACCGATGCTGGTGTGGACGTGACCATAGCCTATCGCCCGACCCCCATGGAGTATCCCGACAGGACCGTGGAGAAAGAGGTCCATAAAAGGACTCAAATAAAATACCACGGCGGCTTCAAGCTCAACAGGTATTTCTCTGTCTCGGATTGGGCGTATGATATAGGCTCCATCAGGTCCTATGTAAAGGAACAGAAAATCGACATCGTACACACGAACCTGTCTCATGATCACTTTACCGCCCTCTTTTCCTTCGCCTTCTCAGGGGTATGGCGACCGCTTGTCATACGGTCGGACCACAAGAGGGATGGTCTCCCCAAGAGCCTTACCATGTCATGGGCGTTTGGGAAAACGGATGGTCTCGTGACCTTCAGCAGGAAAATCATGGACCGCGACATCGCAAATTTCCGGTTCAACGGGGAGAGGACCTGCGTCATCCCTCCCGGGATCACCCCTTATACCGGTCCCGTCGAAGACCTGAGAGACTCCCTCGGAATCAAGCCGGACGAATTGGTGATCGGAGTAATAGGCCGGTTGAAACCCGACCGGGGCTACGATGTAATACTCAGAGCTTTCAAGATTGTGCTGGAACAAATCGACAAAGTGAAGCTCGTTATCGTGGGGCGAAGCTCCCAAATAGAAAACAGTATACTCGGACCCCTTTTACAACTGGGAATCGCGGACCATGTTATACTCGCGGGATACAGGGTAGAAGATTATTTCTCGATGATTTCTGCTTTTGACCTCTTTGTCATGATGAGGGCCGGGAGTGACGGGAGTGCGCGAGCCCTGAGAGAGGTCATGGCAATGGGTAAACCCGCCGTTGTGTCCGACTTGGGGATGCTTCCCGAGCTGGTGGATCATGGGAAATCCGGGTTTGTCGCGGCGCCCGAACCAGGTGAGGTGGCCGAAAAAATAATGACGATCCTTACAGACGATACGAAGCGGGAGGCTTTCGGAAGTTATGCGAAAGAGTCCGCCCGGGAAAAATGGAGCTACGCCGCTCAGGCGCATGCAATGAGTGAGTTCTACGAGACCCTTCTCACAATGGGCCGTAGAAAATAA
- a CDS encoding PfkB family carbohydrate kinase: MAQTKKSETNLHRNRQTSRQGAGNRQNEDARSSSPRSRASRRLLSAPPEGQERCGYLPARRGKSSDLIEEFQRKKICVIGDIIADVYIFGKPYRLSREAPVVVVKYEEEKIYPGGAGNTINNLLALGAQVFPVGFIGSDAAGDRLIDHFSRYEAVDTEGFLRHDGETVTKTRILAGDTHTSKQQVIRIDKDTSHLISKGERRLLIEKVRSLIPRMDAFIVSDYGHGVIDRNVIRLMAEAAKSKPVVGDSRYNLRSFKGFTLITPNESEALALASLGDGDDMETVGRKIMGLMNVTALLVTRGNKGMSLFLRDGRVHHIPISGSDDVTDVTGAGDTVCAAVTLSLASGVDFYSASKIANVAGGIVVMKRGTATVTVDELRKVLNEQ, translated from the coding sequence ATGGCACAAACTAAGAAATCGGAAACGAATCTGCACCGAAACAGACAAACCTCCCGGCAAGGCGCGGGAAATCGTCAGAATGAAGACGCACGTTCTTCCTCGCCTCGGTCTCGCGCCTCCAGGCGCCTGCTTTCGGCTCCCCCGGAGGGGCAGGAGAGGTGCGGTTACCTCCCGGCAAGGCGCGGGAAATCGTCTGATTTGATCGAAGAATTTCAGAGAAAGAAGATATGCGTGATAGGTGACATCATCGCGGACGTATATATTTTTGGCAAGCCCTACAGGCTTTCGAGAGAAGCCCCGGTGGTCGTCGTAAAATACGAGGAGGAAAAAATTTACCCGGGAGGCGCTGGTAACACGATCAACAACCTTTTAGCGCTTGGCGCCCAAGTTTTTCCCGTCGGATTTATAGGGAGCGATGCCGCAGGCGACAGGCTCATTGACCATTTTTCCCGCTACGAGGCCGTGGATACAGAGGGGTTTCTCCGTCATGATGGCGAAACAGTGACGAAGACGCGGATCCTTGCCGGCGACACCCACACGTCAAAGCAGCAGGTCATAAGGATCGACAAAGATACCAGCCACCTCATAAGCAAAGGCGAGAGAAGGCTTCTCATTGAAAAAGTAAGGAGTCTGATCCCCCGGATGGATGCGTTTATCGTCTCCGATTACGGGCATGGAGTAATTGATCGGAACGTCATACGGCTTATGGCCGAGGCAGCGAAAAGCAAACCGGTGGTGGGTGATTCAAGATATAATTTGAGAAGCTTCAAGGGTTTCACCCTTATCACGCCCAACGAATCGGAGGCATTGGCGCTTGCTTCCCTTGGCGACGGAGACGATATGGAGACGGTGGGAAGGAAGATAATGGGACTTATGAATGTGACGGCACTTCTTGTCACCAGAGGTAACAAGGGCATGAGTCTCTTCCTGAGGGACGGCAGGGTGCATCACATTCCCATTTCCGGCTCGGACGACGTCACGGACGTCACCGGCGCCGGCGACACGGTCTGTGCTGCCGTCACCCTTTCCCTTGCGAGCGGCGTGGACTTTTACAGCGCTTCAAAAATCGCCAATGTGGCCGGAGGCATTGTGGTTATGAAGCGGGGAACTGCAACTGTGACAGTGGATGAGTTGAGAAAAGTTCTTAATGAGCAATAA
- a CDS encoding FdtA/QdtA family cupin domain-containing protein: MAHLIKFNTHSDHRGHLTVMEKEIPFDIKRVYYIYGVSPQSVRGRHRHHRTVHALTCLKGSCEVYVNNGVTEATFLLNSPDQGLILPPEDWHTMYNFSDDAILLVLASEYYDPGEYIPDEYP; encoded by the coding sequence TTGGCCCATCTTATAAAATTTAACACCCACTCCGATCACAGAGGCCATCTGACCGTGATGGAGAAGGAAATCCCCTTTGATATAAAACGCGTCTATTACATTTATGGAGTCTCACCGCAGTCTGTGAGGGGCCGACACAGGCACCACAGGACCGTCCATGCCCTGACCTGTCTGAAAGGAAGCTGTGAAGTTTATGTAAACAATGGCGTCACGGAGGCGACGTTCCTCCTCAATTCCCCCGATCAGGGCCTCATACTCCCTCCGGAGGACTGGCACACCATGTATAACTTCAGCGACGACGCGATTCTCCTTGTCCTTGCCTCGGAGTATTACGATCCAGGGGAATATATACCGGACGAATACCCATGA